The Hyphomicrobium sp. MC1 genome window below encodes:
- a CDS encoding MFS transporter, with amino-acid sequence MAISDSPVLYQRRIQRNGFAGASLGWMFDGYETFATVLVAPAIVNQLIGPGTAQAHPIYVGGILATTLVAWGFGGLLSGILADYIGRRRVLMYSILWYSIFAGAAAFSQNYAVFLVLRFLTGVGMGAEWGAGSSLVSEIWDDKHRGKGIALLQGSFGVGFLVAAGAWQAVNQGSPDDWRWMYILGAAPALVSLFVRRRVKDPDIWVAADRKRRDVRTRIRNGELVGAGDRQLTKSTLAQLFQSPELRRRLILLFLAALSTTMGWWAVSSWIPLFSAQQLAGKVPNVSTAITTVVVAYNVVGLAGYFLMGVLADWLGRKPAMMIYFAGSLVVVPLLFLTPASPQLFVVLAAINGFFTMGQWTWVALYPAELFPTQVRATAITFVFNTTRFVVAAGTLLSAAAIHFFGSISVAATVLGSGYIVGLLVTPWIGPETKGLPLPGSEVPDDKTWIPLETAAAGHK; translated from the coding sequence TCGCAGGTGCGTCGCTTGGCTGGATGTTCGACGGCTACGAGACGTTCGCGACGGTTCTAGTTGCGCCGGCAATCGTCAATCAGTTGATCGGACCTGGCACAGCGCAAGCACACCCAATATATGTCGGGGGTATCCTGGCGACCACGCTGGTTGCGTGGGGTTTTGGTGGTTTGTTGTCAGGAATATTGGCTGACTACATCGGCAGACGGCGCGTGCTGATGTATTCGATTCTTTGGTATTCGATTTTTGCTGGCGCTGCCGCGTTTTCACAGAATTACGCCGTGTTTCTTGTCCTTCGTTTTCTCACCGGCGTAGGAATGGGCGCCGAATGGGGGGCGGGTAGCTCGCTCGTCTCCGAGATCTGGGACGATAAACATCGCGGCAAGGGCATCGCTTTGCTGCAAGGAAGCTTCGGCGTTGGCTTTCTTGTCGCCGCCGGCGCGTGGCAAGCGGTGAATCAGGGATCGCCGGATGATTGGCGGTGGATGTATATTCTCGGCGCCGCGCCCGCCCTCGTGTCTTTGTTTGTCAGACGGCGCGTTAAGGATCCCGACATTTGGGTCGCGGCCGACAGAAAACGACGTGATGTTCGAACGCGTATTCGAAATGGCGAGCTGGTTGGCGCTGGCGATCGTCAACTTACGAAATCCACGCTTGCCCAACTGTTTCAATCGCCCGAGTTACGTCGTCGCCTCATTTTACTTTTCTTGGCGGCGCTAAGCACGACAATGGGCTGGTGGGCCGTTTCAAGCTGGATTCCGCTTTTCTCCGCTCAGCAGCTCGCTGGCAAAGTTCCAAACGTTTCGACCGCGATCACCACCGTTGTCGTCGCTTACAATGTCGTTGGCCTTGCAGGTTACTTCTTGATGGGTGTGCTGGCCGATTGGCTCGGTCGCAAACCGGCGATGATGATATATTTTGCCGGCTCACTCGTTGTGGTGCCACTGCTCTTCCTCACTCCGGCTTCTCCGCAACTTTTCGTTGTTTTAGCGGCAATCAACGGCTTTTTCACGATGGGCCAGTGGACTTGGGTGGCTCTATACCCGGCCGAACTCTTCCCCACGCAGGTACGGGCCACGGCAATCACGTTCGTATTCAACACGACGCGCTTTGTCGTTGCCGCGGGCACGTTGCTCAGCGCCGCTGCGATCCATTTCTTCGGAAGTATAAGCGTCGCGGCGACCGTCTTAGGTTCCGGCTACATCGTCGGATTGCTGGTCACGCCGTGGATCGGACCTGAGACCAAAGGCCTTCCTCTCCCTGGCTCCGAAGTTCCCGACGACAAGACATGGATTCCACTCGAAACCGCAGCAGCAGGTCACAAATGA
- a CDS encoding LLM class flavin-dependent oxidoreductase has protein sequence MTSHTLEKIRLHQAKSPLSFPDSPLSRIAKQPMMIGLFLPTQTGGFSQSKLPRGTDWNFEYNKHLTLTAESYGFDFVFGLQQWVQKGGFGGEIKYRENFLDPFISTVAIGALTKSIVTISTVHILYGSLHPLYLARFAATADHITGGRFGLNIVTGYDAKEPLMFGMTRVEHDKRYQQADEFTSIMEDLWVGGENLTFDGDYYHLEGAYISPRPRFGRPILVSASASQAGFDYAARHADIVFTSSPAGAVFENAIVALPEHVAQIKRAYEKTGRTAKVIIFPLIVCKKTRDEAYAYRDAIVAGADLESIAAYTNRHTKGDAHGWPKHVPADRVLGGHIQIVGDPTDVADAIGELHEAGLDGVQIGFYDYGPDLDFFAKAVLPLLEERGLRKPRA, from the coding sequence ATGACGTCGCATACGTTGGAAAAAATCCGGTTGCATCAGGCCAAGTCGCCTTTGTCCTTTCCCGACAGTCCGCTGTCGCGGATAGCCAAGCAACCGATGATGATCGGTCTTTTTCTACCCACTCAGACCGGAGGGTTTTCGCAATCGAAGCTGCCGCGCGGAACGGACTGGAATTTTGAATACAACAAGCATCTGACATTGACCGCGGAGAGTTACGGCTTCGATTTTGTCTTCGGTCTTCAACAGTGGGTGCAGAAAGGCGGCTTCGGCGGAGAAATAAAGTATCGAGAGAATTTTCTCGATCCTTTCATCTCCACGGTTGCAATTGGCGCGTTGACGAAAAGCATTGTGACGATTTCAACCGTCCACATTCTTTATGGCAGCCTACACCCGCTCTATCTCGCGAGGTTCGCCGCCACTGCCGATCACATCACTGGAGGCAGATTCGGCCTCAACATTGTCACAGGCTACGACGCCAAAGAGCCGCTCATGTTCGGCATGACGCGGGTTGAGCACGACAAACGCTATCAGCAGGCCGACGAGTTCACCTCGATCATGGAAGACTTATGGGTGGGAGGCGAAAATCTCACCTTTGATGGCGACTACTATCACCTCGAGGGGGCATACATCTCGCCGCGGCCGCGCTTTGGACGCCCCATACTTGTTTCCGCAAGCGCGTCTCAGGCCGGATTTGATTATGCGGCTCGCCATGCAGATATCGTCTTCACGTCAAGCCCCGCTGGGGCCGTGTTTGAGAATGCCATCGTCGCGCTTCCGGAGCATGTGGCGCAAATCAAGCGGGCGTATGAAAAAACCGGCCGCACAGCCAAGGTTATCATCTTCCCGCTCATCGTCTGCAAGAAGACGCGTGACGAGGCATATGCATACCGCGATGCGATCGTCGCCGGCGCAGATCTTGAGTCGATTGCCGCCTACACCAATCGTCATACGAAGGGTGATGCACACGGCTGGCCCAAGCACGTACCTGCCGATCGCGTACTCGGCGGACATATTCAGATCGTCGGTGATCCAACCGACGTTGCCGACGCCATCGGCGAACTTCATGAAGCAGGATTAGACGGCGTCCAGATTGGTTTCTACGACTACGGTCCGGACCTGGACTTCTTCGCCAAAGCTGTTCTTCCGCTTCTCGAGGAGCGCGGTTTGAGAAAGCCACGAGCATGA
- a CDS encoding LLM class flavin-dependent oxidoreductase has product MSSDIILNATIMGVGMHLGAWRHRSENPSDYLNIDYYRQVAQLAEYGKIHALFLADTLAVSEENFERPNLGAMDPTAVLGALAAVTSRIGLVATASTSFNEPFNLARRIASLDHLSRGRAAWNIVTTFIPDVAANFGKGPLPSHAERYAKAEEFVDVVNALWDSWDDSALIGNKDSGLFADRNRVHALNHIGRFFSVRGPSTLPRSPQGRPVLYQAGSSDEGRALAARVADVVFAVQNTLPDAIAFRKDLRQRAALLGRDPNGIKILPGLVAIIGGTEREAQQRKRELDELAGDAELRKLASRVGLPVSELELDKPLPVERIKANDKFNASRGFQAAAIQLGASENLTVRDILYRNGGGHPQVVGTPEQVTDFIENWHRVGAADGFNLMIDELPSGLRAFVDEVVPLLQRRNVFQLDYRSDTLRSNLGLRDFHDTLQDRQLRRSYYA; this is encoded by the coding sequence ATGAGTTCTGATATCATTCTAAATGCGACGATCATGGGTGTCGGTATGCACCTGGGAGCGTGGCGACATCGATCCGAAAACCCGTCAGACTATCTCAATATCGACTACTATCGTCAGGTCGCACAGCTTGCCGAGTACGGCAAGATCCACGCGCTTTTCCTGGCGGATACGCTCGCGGTCAGCGAAGAGAACTTCGAGCGGCCTAATCTCGGGGCGATGGATCCCACGGCGGTCCTCGGCGCTCTTGCCGCAGTGACAAGCCGAATTGGCCTCGTCGCTACCGCTTCGACGTCGTTCAATGAACCATTCAATCTCGCACGTCGCATCGCATCTCTCGATCATCTCAGTCGGGGGCGTGCGGCGTGGAACATTGTCACAACGTTCATACCCGACGTCGCAGCGAACTTCGGTAAAGGGCCACTGCCGTCGCACGCGGAACGCTACGCGAAGGCAGAGGAATTTGTAGATGTCGTCAATGCGCTATGGGATTCGTGGGATGATAGTGCACTCATCGGCAACAAAGATTCCGGCCTATTCGCCGATCGAAATCGGGTGCACGCGTTGAACCACATTGGGCGGTTTTTCTCGGTGCGAGGCCCGAGCACGTTGCCGCGGTCACCTCAAGGCCGACCCGTCCTTTATCAGGCGGGTTCATCTGACGAGGGGCGAGCTTTGGCCGCCCGCGTCGCCGATGTTGTTTTCGCCGTACAGAATACATTGCCGGACGCGATTGCGTTTCGAAAAGATCTTCGCCAACGAGCTGCTCTGCTAGGGCGCGATCCCAACGGCATAAAAATTTTGCCGGGGCTGGTAGCGATCATCGGCGGTACCGAGCGCGAGGCACAACAACGCAAAAGAGAGCTTGATGAACTCGCTGGCGACGCAGAGCTCAGGAAACTTGCGTCGCGCGTCGGCTTGCCGGTGTCGGAGCTTGAGTTGGACAAGCCGCTACCCGTCGAACGGATAAAGGCCAATGATAAATTCAATGCATCGCGAGGATTCCAAGCCGCCGCCATTCAGCTCGGTGCGTCCGAAAACCTTACTGTGCGCGACATCCTATATCGCAACGGGGGCGGTCATCCGCAGGTTGTCGGGACGCCAGAGCAGGTCACCGATTTTATTGAAAATTGGCATCGCGTCGGCGCCGCGGACGGCTTCAACCTGATGATCGACGAATTGCCTTCTGGGCTTCGCGCTTTCGTCGATGAGGTCGTTCCGTTGCTGCAACGACGCAACGTTTTTCAACTTGACTATCGCAGCGATACGCTTCGCTCAAACCTTGGGCTAAGGGATTTCCATGATACGTTACAAGACCGCCAACTGCGTCGCTCGTATTACGCTTGA
- a CDS encoding enoyl-CoA hydratase/isomerase family protein: MIRYKTANCVARITLDTPETGNKFTYQLMLDFIAALTSAENSGAAILLLDATGPDFTLGRDQSEKLENVSRRDSLKLILQANSRLQSFPGVSIALIQGRAMGFGSGLALHADISVGSDDAVLGFNEIKHGLAPLVVLTYLSEYVGPKVAKELIYTGRDVSADEAVRLGLLNRVVPAADLKAAGERLIAELGQFHAGAIRLIHDFTEDLPDITTENPAVVGIDRLVAWIEAGKP, translated from the coding sequence ATGATACGTTACAAGACCGCCAACTGCGTCGCTCGTATTACGCTTGATACACCAGAGACGGGGAATAAGTTCACCTATCAGCTAATGCTCGATTTCATCGCGGCTTTGACATCTGCCGAGAACAGCGGCGCCGCGATTTTACTTCTCGATGCGACCGGACCCGACTTTACGCTCGGGCGCGATCAAAGCGAAAAGCTTGAAAATGTGAGCCGCCGAGATAGCCTGAAGCTTATCCTTCAAGCCAACAGCCGGTTACAGTCATTTCCAGGGGTGAGCATTGCGCTTATTCAGGGCCGTGCGATGGGGTTCGGTAGCGGGTTGGCACTTCATGCGGATATATCCGTGGGCTCGGATGATGCGGTGCTTGGATTTAACGAGATCAAGCATGGTCTCGCGCCGCTGGTGGTATTGACCTATTTGTCCGAATACGTCGGCCCGAAGGTCGCGAAGGAGCTGATTTACACAGGACGTGATGTTTCTGCAGACGAGGCGGTTCGGCTTGGACTTCTCAACCGGGTCGTCCCAGCAGCCGATCTCAAAGCTGCAGGCGAGCGTCTCATCGCGGAGCTAGGACAGTTCCACGCCGGTGCTATCCGGTTGATCCATGACTTCACCGAGGACCTTCCGGATATCACGACTGAGAATCCGGCAGTCGTCGGCATTGATCGTCTTGTCGCGTGGATAGAAGCTGGCAAACCCTAG
- a CDS encoding Rrf2 family transcriptional regulator: MLTKKGKYGLKALVYLARLKPGEVALITTIAETNQIPKKFLEAILSDLKKAAVVHSKKGKGGGYFLARLPEEIHIGQVIRVLDGPLAPIACASHNFFQKCEDCVDDDTCAIRLTMLNVRNAIASVLDNQTLAELRDLPRQQRKAKRTTR, encoded by the coding sequence ATGCTGACAAAAAAAGGAAAATACGGGCTCAAGGCCTTGGTCTATTTGGCGCGTCTCAAGCCGGGGGAAGTCGCATTGATCACCACCATCGCCGAGACCAACCAGATTCCCAAAAAGTTCCTTGAGGCGATTTTGAGCGATCTCAAGAAGGCGGCTGTGGTCCACAGCAAGAAGGGAAAGGGTGGCGGCTATTTTTTAGCTCGCCTGCCAGAGGAAATTCATATTGGGCAGGTGATCCGCGTTCTCGATGGCCCATTGGCGCCCATAGCCTGCGCCTCGCACAATTTTTTCCAGAAGTGTGAAGACTGCGTTGATGACGATACCTGCGCCATTCGTCTCACCATGCTAAATGTCCGAAACGCTATCGCCAGCGTTCTCGACAACCAAACGCTGGCGGAACTTCGCGACCTGCCGCGGCAGCAACGCAAAGCGAAACGAACAACCCGCTAG